One stretch of Methermicoccus shengliensis DSM 18856 DNA includes these proteins:
- a CDS encoding Mrp/NBP35 family ATP-binding protein — MEEDRDEQQERQAGESQEKGAGIGSVKYRIMVMSGKGGVGKSTVATNLAMALAMLGRDVGLLDADITGPNIPKMLNIEDRMPTATEEGYIDPVEIPIGCDHGIRVMSLAFFLERGAPVIWRGPLKMRAIEQFIEEVRWGDADYLVIDLPPGTSDEPLSIAQLVKPHGALIVTTPQEVAIMDVRRAVKMAKILGVPVLGVIENMSASVCPHCGKPLEMFGSGNGEKMAKEMGVPFLGSIPLEPEIARSGDAGVPFVAGSNSPAARAFEDIAKRVMEALEGRTA, encoded by the coding sequence ATGGAGGAAGATAGAGACGAGCAGCAGGAGAGACAGGCAGGCGAATCTCAGGAGAAAGGGGCAGGAATAGGCTCTGTGAAGTACAGGATAATGGTGATGAGTGGCAAGGGAGGTGTGGGCAAGTCCACAGTGGCCACCAACCTTGCGATGGCGCTCGCCATGCTGGGAAGGGATGTGGGGCTGCTCGATGCCGACATCACTGGACCCAACATCCCCAAGATGCTGAACATAGAGGACAGGATGCCCACTGCCACCGAGGAGGGCTACATAGACCCAGTGGAGATACCGATAGGGTGCGACCACGGCATCAGGGTGATGTCGCTGGCGTTCTTCCTCGAGAGGGGGGCTCCCGTGATATGGAGGGGACCACTCAAGATGAGGGCAATAGAGCAGTTCATCGAGGAGGTGAGATGGGGAGATGCAGACTACCTCGTCATAGACCTGCCCCCGGGCACCAGCGATGAGCCCCTGAGCATAGCCCAGCTCGTAAAGCCCCATGGTGCGCTGATAGTCACGACCCCCCAGGAGGTCGCCATCATGGACGTCAGAAGGGCTGTGAAGATGGCAAAGATTCTTGGCGTTCCAGTGCTCGGCGTTATAGAGAATATGAGCGCCTCCGTATGCCCGCACTGTGGAAAGCCGCTCGAGATGTTCGGAAGCGGAAACGGCGAGAAGATGGCAAAGGAGATGGGGGTGCCGTTTCTGGGAAGCATACCCCTCGAGCCAGAGATTGCGCGCTCTGGGGATGCGGGCGTGCCATTCGTAGCGGGCTCGAACTCTCCAGCTGCACGGGCATTCGAGGACATCGCCAAGAGGGTGATGGAGGCGCTCGAGGGTCGCACCGCATAG
- a CDS encoding CBS domain-containing protein encodes MNMEMGKQMNLDLRVKDIMTREVVVADVGTRLPEVGRLLIEHDIGSVVVVEDDKPVGIVTDRDLARKVVANNKKPDELTLREVMTAPLITIHPDATVLEAIDNMLKEKVRKLPVVEDGRLVGIITERDVLSVSAEINEIMRLLVEGRGCPEPERSDEGFVQGICEACGQFSENLQLVNGRLLCESCRE; translated from the coding sequence ATGAATATGGAAATGGGGAAGCAGATGAATCTGGACTTGCGGGTCAAAGACATAATGACCAGAGAGGTCGTGGTGGCGGATGTGGGCACGCGTCTTCCAGAGGTGGGAAGGCTACTAATAGAGCACGACATAGGCTCTGTAGTGGTCGTGGAGGATGACAAGCCCGTGGGAATCGTCACAGACAGAGACCTCGCAAGAAAGGTGGTGGCCAACAACAAAAAGCCAGACGAGCTCACGCTTCGAGAGGTGATGACAGCTCCCCTTATCACAATTCATCCCGATGCCACCGTGCTGGAGGCAATAGACAACATGCTAAAGGAGAAGGTGAGAAAGCTGCCCGTTGTGGAGGATGGAAGGCTCGTTGGAATAATCACCGAGCGGGACGTGCTCAGCGTGAGCGCCGAGATCAATGAGATAATGAGGCTACTCGTTGAGGGCAGGGGGTGCCCCGAGCCTGAGCGGAGCGATGAGGGGTTTGTGCAGGGGATATGTGAGGCATGTGGCCAGTTTTCTGAGAACCTCCAGCTTGTGAATGGAAGGCTGCTGTGCGAGAGCTGCAGGGAGTAG
- a CDS encoding CBS domain-containing protein: MRRRHTAGSPTPSDEGAIRGGTALWAGTREVVCIPRTTTIMGAVKTMLEHGVRRLPVVDAGTYRLEGMVYTTHIVNLLGGGHLHKLVRNRYRNNLLAAINEDVRAIMERNVPTLSMEADVHDAISTMAKEGVGGLPLLDDERRVVGIITERDVLRLVARDIPAEMEELAMAIRALDGIRVEEVMSTNVVCADAEDALLDGMKLMVGRGFRRLPLTKNGVLIGVVTSSDVVRYLGEGEVFSRLVGGAVGEALQVPLKSLVRMDVLTTDIKSSIKDAALSMTAWGVGCLPVIGRGELVGIITERDVVRVLHERGYA, translated from the coding sequence ATGAGAAGGAGGCATACAGCAGGTTCGCCCACCCCCTCAGATGAGGGGGCAATCCGTGGGGGCACGGCCCTGTGGGCAGGCACCCGAGAAGTGGTGTGCATACCCAGAACCACCACCATCATGGGTGCCGTAAAGACCATGCTGGAGCATGGAGTAAGGCGACTGCCCGTGGTGGATGCGGGCACCTACAGGCTGGAGGGAATGGTGTACACCACTCACATAGTGAACCTGCTTGGAGGTGGGCACCTTCACAAGCTCGTGAGGAACAGGTACCGCAACAACCTCTTGGCAGCCATCAATGAGGATGTCCGGGCCATCATGGAAAGGAATGTGCCCACCCTTTCGATGGAGGCCGATGTGCACGATGCCATAAGCACGATGGCAAAGGAGGGGGTGGGAGGGCTTCCACTGCTCGACGATGAGCGTAGGGTGGTGGGCATCATCACCGAGCGGGACGTGCTCAGGCTCGTGGCAAGAGACATACCAGCCGAGATGGAGGAGCTTGCCATGGCCATACGAGCGCTGGACGGCATTCGTGTGGAAGAGGTCATGAGTACAAACGTGGTGTGCGCCGATGCAGAGGACGCACTGCTGGATGGGATGAAGCTCATGGTGGGTCGGGGTTTTAGGAGATTGCCCCTCACAAAGAACGGCGTGCTCATCGGCGTTGTCACCTCCTCCGATGTTGTGAGGTATCTTGGAGAGGGGGAGGTGTTCTCGAGGCTCGTGGGCGGGGCGGTGGGTGAGGCTCTCCAAGTGCCCCTCAAGAGCCTCGTGAGAATGGACGTGCTCACCACGGACATAAAAAGCTCTATAAAGGATGCTGCCCTGAGCATGACGGCATGGGGTGTGGGCTGCCTTCCCGTGATAGGAAGGGGTGAGCTTGTGGGAATAATCACTGAGAGGGACGTAGTTCGCGTGCTACACGAAAGGGGGTATGCGTAG
- a CDS encoding CBS domain-containing protein, with amino-acid sequence MEEEATVEKVMSTPVYVVGPNEPLSRARNLMLKHKVNRLVVVNEQEEPMGMITQTDILDHLLQPDAPWRRRPVDAIPVRNAMSEGLIKIHGGATIEEAAEVLLENQIEGLPVVNEKLEGIITLMDIVRYIGELDPDILVSDVMDDFVVSVHTNQSMPQVIEKMQENEVDVVVVAKDSEHPVGVITSTNLALLELTELLDDITRGREVKMVRKNSHGGRRRYRYVKELPLMAKDVMNNTMAVVLHFERVSKACGVMVEHNLRALPVINESNELCGVVSRADIASILVREDV; translated from the coding sequence TTGGAGGAGGAGGCGACGGTTGAGAAGGTGATGTCCACCCCAGTGTATGTGGTGGGTCCCAATGAGCCCCTGTCGAGGGCGAGAAATCTCATGCTCAAGCACAAGGTCAACAGGCTGGTGGTGGTGAACGAACAGGAGGAGCCCATGGGGATGATCACCCAGACGGACATCCTCGATCACCTGCTTCAGCCAGATGCCCCATGGAGGAGAAGACCCGTGGACGCCATTCCCGTGCGTAACGCCATGTCTGAGGGGCTGATAAAGATACATGGGGGCGCAACAATCGAGGAGGCAGCCGAGGTGCTGCTGGAAAACCAGATAGAGGGGCTGCCCGTGGTGAATGAAAAGCTGGAGGGCATCATCACACTCATGGATATCGTGCGGTACATCGGGGAGCTCGACCCTGACATCTTGGTATCCGATGTGATGGATGACTTCGTTGTGAGCGTGCATACCAACCAGTCGATGCCTCAGGTGATAGAGAAGATGCAGGAAAACGAGGTGGACGTGGTTGTGGTGGCTAAGGACTCCGAGCACCCAGTGGGGGTGATTACCAGCACGAACCTCGCACTGCTCGAGCTGACAGAGCTCCTCGATGACATAACACGGGGCAGGGAGGTGAAAATGGTCAGAAAGAACAGCCATGGTGGCAGGAGAAGGTACAGATATGTCAAGGAGCTGCCGCTGATGGCGAAGGATGTGATGAACAACACGATGGCGGTGGTGCTCCACTTCGAGCGGGTGAGCAAGGCGTGCGGCGTGATGGTGGAGCACAACCTGAGGGCCCTGCCCGTGATCAACGAGAGCAATGAGCTTTGCGGCGTGGTATCGCGTGCAGACATCGCCAGCATTCTGGTAAGGGAGGATGTGTGA
- a CDS encoding CBS domain-containing protein yields MGLSKLTVADIMSEPYTIDKNEHLSTALDLIDKHKTRRLVVAHNGELYGVLTLRNLMKTLGEKRKATVSPSSLHVSACVARNFEVVEPDRSVTSAKELLNSGMEMLVCMEDGNILGCVAPREVLQAYYDHDMIRGSASDAMIVPYPVNPKDRLVHARRLMMDRDVGRLPVLDEGELVGIITERDVANAMRALKELVPTNQQENRIRLVLVEDVMSRTVVSFNMDDPLSEVARTLLEKRFGGAPVMNNENELVGMLNRRTILNTL; encoded by the coding sequence ATGGGACTCTCCAAGCTGACGGTAGCGGATATAATGAGCGAGCCATACACGATAGATAAGAACGAGCACCTCTCCACGGCCCTCGATCTCATAGACAAGCACAAGACGAGAAGGCTCGTGGTGGCTCACAATGGTGAGCTCTATGGTGTACTCACATTGAGGAATCTCATGAAGACGCTGGGCGAGAAGAGAAAGGCCACCGTGTCCCCATCGAGCCTGCATGTGAGTGCGTGCGTGGCCAGGAACTTCGAGGTGGTTGAGCCGGACAGGAGCGTGACGAGTGCAAAGGAACTCCTGAACTCGGGGATGGAGATGCTCGTGTGCATGGAGGATGGGAACATACTCGGGTGTGTGGCCCCGAGGGAGGTGCTGCAGGCATACTACGACCATGACATGATCAGGGGAAGTGCATCGGATGCAATGATCGTGCCCTATCCGGTGAATCCGAAGGACAGGCTCGTGCATGCCCGAAGGCTCATGATGGACAGGGATGTGGGAAGGCTGCCCGTGCTCGATGAGGGTGAGCTGGTGGGCATCATCACCGAGCGAGATGTGGCAAATGCGATGAGGGCGCTCAAGGAGCTCGTGCCCACAAACCAGCAGGAAAACAGGATAAGGCTCGTGCTGGTGGAGGACGTGATGAGCCGCACCGTGGTGTCTTTCAACATGGACGACCCCCTCTCAGAGGTGGCAAGGACACTGCTCGAGAAGAGGTTTGGTGGCGCGCCCGTGATGAACAACGAAAACGAGCTCGTGGGCATGCTCAACAGGAGAACGATACTCAACACCCTCTGA
- a CDS encoding RNA-binding domain-containing protein yields the protein MVHFTVRADIYPTEDEDAVLSAVEQVLPLESVRVEGERQEVRVLMGRGGMEGLRVLHALLRKQRILDTARSVLLAGCGAGGLTFSLNKQAATVGRVSFAIENELYGPIDVLVVCAHPEKMVDWLAPPTHEGVPLFEIEEPEG from the coding sequence ATGGTGCACTTCACGGTAAGAGCGGACATATACCCCACAGAGGACGAGGACGCCGTCCTCTCTGCCGTGGAGCAGGTGCTTCCGCTCGAGAGTGTGAGGGTGGAGGGGGAGCGGCAGGAGGTGCGGGTGCTCATGGGAAGGGGAGGTATGGAGGGCCTGCGGGTGCTCCATGCGCTCCTGCGAAAGCAGAGGATACTGGACACTGCAAGGTCGGTGCTGCTGGCTGGGTGTGGTGCTGGTGGGCTCACGTTCTCCCTGAACAAGCAGGCAGCCACCGTGGGAAGGGTGAGCTTTGCGATAGAGAACGAGCTGTATGGCCCGATAGACGTGCTGGTGGTGTGCGCACACCCCGAAAAGATGGTGGACTGGCTGGCCCCGCCCACGCATGAGGGTGTGCCCCTGTTTGAGATAGAGGAGCCCGAGGGATGA
- a CDS encoding NYN domain-containing protein yields MGKVAVFIDHSNMFNSCVNAQEKYDFELISRFVQTLGIPVVGKVYLNANIKGGDAGLVDRLFYKYFENGYEPVYAPEYIYLEHSKSLSGSMMARDIIQTVYEKPYVDTFVIVSGDKDFLPVVRKLVELNKNVVVLGVEASTAQPLIHECERLQQQFVDYLSLKEAFESDEEW; encoded by the coding sequence ATGGGAAAGGTTGCAGTTTTTATAGACCACTCCAACATGTTCAACTCGTGTGTGAATGCTCAGGAAAAGTATGACTTTGAGCTGATATCTCGGTTTGTGCAGACGCTGGGCATTCCCGTCGTGGGAAAGGTATACCTCAACGCCAACATCAAGGGTGGAGATGCCGGGCTCGTTGACAGGCTGTTCTACAAGTACTTCGAGAACGGATACGAGCCAGTGTATGCTCCAGAGTATATATACCTCGAGCACTCCAAGAGCCTCTCTGGCTCTATGATGGCACGTGATATCATCCAGACTGTGTATGAAAAGCCATACGTGGACACGTTCGTCATCGTGAGCGGGGACAAGGACTTTCTTCCGGTGGTGAGAAAGCTGGTCGAACTCAACAAGAATGTGGTTGTGCTGGGGGTGGAAGCCTCCACGGCGCAGCCGCTGATACACGAGTGCGAGCGCCTGCAGCAGCAGTTCGTGGACTACCTCTCCTTAAAGGAAGCCTTTGAGAGTGATGAGGAGTGGTAA
- a CDS encoding B12-binding domain-containing radical SAM protein, producing MRVLLLNSPTILPDFDFIARIPNLGIASIAGNIDDLCDVHIADLQAAGDWRAFLSRTLSRLSPDIVGISAMSFQFKDALEACEMAKEHGCITLVGGYHPTLMYSEIASSPASEHIDLIIRGEGEATMRELVQRLERNESLEGVLGLSFRQDGEFVHNPPRPLLDLSKIELPNRDARLIRKGFYAFNKPIDAVETSRGCTQGCKFCSIQGMYGRSFRRFALERVVADVHDAVDHGARSIVFSDDNITLDPHRLMRLCDLLIEESLSHIHFYTQASVKGIAWKPEVAEKMAEAGFKFVFLGIENVLKRNLEFYQKGGTSDDAMRAVRYLRDNGIAVSGGLVLGTPDDTKEDLWTNYTLAKSMGVDLPIFYISTPYPATRLREEMLAEGLITNVDDFSKYDGLTANIRTRHLSDKQLQYETWKMFAKYYDVRWLLHTRVVRNYPLWSLKAILKLYPRYIWRRVLYTLRIRSEQDFFEQDVASRVYSKGYF from the coding sequence ATGAGAGTACTGCTACTCAACTCACCCACGATACTTCCTGACTTTGACTTCATAGCGAGGATACCCAACCTCGGCATAGCCTCGATAGCGGGCAACATAGATGACCTGTGTGACGTCCACATTGCCGACCTGCAGGCAGCTGGAGACTGGAGAGCATTCCTCTCGCGCACGCTCTCGAGGCTCTCCCCAGACATCGTGGGCATAAGCGCCATGTCGTTTCAGTTCAAAGATGCCCTCGAGGCGTGTGAGATGGCAAAGGAGCATGGGTGTATCACCCTTGTGGGTGGGTATCATCCAACGCTGATGTACAGCGAGATAGCCTCGTCCCCTGCCTCAGAGCACATAGACCTCATCATCAGGGGGGAGGGTGAGGCGACGATGCGGGAGCTGGTGCAGAGGCTGGAGCGAAACGAGAGCCTTGAAGGGGTGCTGGGGCTGTCCTTCAGGCAGGATGGCGAGTTCGTGCACAACCCGCCAAGACCCCTTCTCGACCTCTCCAAAATTGAGCTTCCCAACAGGGATGCAAGGCTCATCAGAAAGGGGTTCTATGCGTTCAACAAGCCCATCGATGCGGTGGAGACCTCGCGCGGGTGCACGCAGGGATGCAAGTTCTGCAGCATACAGGGGATGTACGGACGCTCGTTCAGGCGCTTTGCGCTCGAGCGGGTGGTTGCAGACGTGCACGACGCGGTTGACCACGGGGCACGCTCCATAGTGTTTTCGGACGACAACATCACACTCGACCCCCATCGGCTGATGAGGCTGTGCGACCTTCTGATAGAGGAAAGCTTGAGCCACATCCACTTTTACACACAGGCGAGCGTCAAGGGCATTGCATGGAAGCCAGAGGTCGCCGAAAAAATGGCGGAGGCAGGGTTCAAGTTCGTGTTCTTGGGAATAGAGAACGTGCTAAAGCGCAACCTCGAGTTCTATCAGAAGGGTGGCACCTCAGACGATGCCATGCGGGCGGTGAGGTACCTTCGTGACAACGGCATAGCGGTATCTGGGGGGCTCGTGCTCGGAACACCAGACGACACGAAAGAGGACCTGTGGACCAACTACACTCTCGCGAAGTCCATGGGTGTTGACCTTCCCATATTCTACATCTCCACGCCCTATCCAGCCACAAGGCTGAGGGAGGAGATGCTCGCCGAGGGGCTCATCACCAACGTGGACGACTTCTCGAAGTACGATGGACTAACGGCCAACATCAGGACGAGGCATCTCTCGGACAAGCAGCTCCAGTATGAGACATGGAAGATGTTCGCCAAGTATTACGATGTGCGCTGGCTGCTGCACACGAGAGTTGTGAGAAACTATCCTCTGTGGTCGCTCAAGGCCATTCTCAAGCTGTATCCCCGCTATATATGGAGGCGGGTGCTCTACACACTGCGTATAAGGAGTGAGCAGGACTTCTTTGAGCAGGATGTGGCATCGAGGGTGTACAGCAAGGGGTATTTCTGA
- a CDS encoding cation diffusion facilitator family transporter → MEREERAKRDRGVIRVLLLTLFLNLLVALLKGVYGFLTGSLSMLADGFHSLLDASSNVVGLVGVYIASRPPDRNHSYGHSKFETLAALTIAVLLVVASIEIVQMALGRFVHPVQVRITVWSFAIMLLTMGINIGVSTYEAAASKRLKSDLLHADSRHTLSDVFVSLSVLVGLAATKMGYPIMDTVFALGIAAFITYTAIRIVMVCSDTLCDAERLESEEVRTTTLSVDGVMGCHNIRSRGREDEVYLDLHITVDECMSVGDAHDIADCVEERLKERFPSLTDVVVHVEPEGILERLKKDR, encoded by the coding sequence ATGGAAAGAGAAGAGCGGGCCAAAAGAGACAGAGGCGTCATACGCGTGCTGCTGCTCACGCTTTTTCTTAACCTGCTTGTGGCACTTCTCAAAGGTGTGTACGGGTTTCTCACGGGCTCGCTCAGCATGCTCGCCGATGGGTTTCACTCCCTTCTGGATGCCTCCTCAAACGTGGTGGGGCTCGTTGGTGTGTACATAGCCTCAAGGCCTCCAGACAGAAACCACAGCTATGGGCACAGCAAGTTCGAGACACTTGCAGCCCTGACGATTGCCGTGCTGCTGGTGGTGGCAAGCATCGAGATAGTGCAGATGGCACTGGGAAGATTCGTCCATCCAGTGCAGGTGCGCATAACGGTGTGGAGCTTTGCCATCATGCTGCTCACCATGGGGATAAACATCGGCGTGAGCACATACGAGGCTGCTGCCTCAAAGAGGCTGAAGAGTGACCTGCTGCACGCCGACTCGAGGCACACGCTCAGCGATGTTTTTGTATCCCTCAGTGTGTTAGTGGGCCTTGCCGCCACCAAGATGGGCTATCCAATAATGGACACGGTGTTCGCGCTCGGCATTGCAGCATTCATCACATACACCGCCATCAGAATCGTTATGGTGTGCTCCGACACGCTGTGCGATGCCGAGAGGCTCGAGAGCGAGGAGGTGCGCACCACCACGCTCTCTGTGGATGGAGTGATGGGGTGTCACAACATACGCTCCCGGGGAAGGGAGGACGAGGTGTACCTCGACCTCCATATCACCGTTGACGAGTGCATGTCGGTGGGAGATGCCCACGACATCGCCGACTGTGTGGAGGAGCGATTAAAGGAACGCTTTCCCAGCCTCACCGATGTGGTGGTGCACGTGGAGCCAGAGGGAATACTCGAAAGACTAAAAAAGGACCGATGA
- a CDS encoding UbiD family decarboxylase, with protein MDFRGLLELLAGRGMLEVLSRPISSHLEAARFIRSIDGPCLLEDCDGHRVVSNVLSTRDILCTALGCTKEGFVSLLSRPAHGRLVCVEHSPTLEVEERVQLDELPILQHFKNDGGRYITGGVVFSEYDGMSNASIHRIQVLDDVRGAIRLVAPRHTYLLHRRAAENGDDLPIAVCIGVDPHVMVAACTRVGMGEELRYASALAGEPVEVFECENGVKVPHCEMVLTGYISKDEVVDEGPFVDVTGTYDIVRPQPVVRFERMYCREDAIYHAIMPAGKEHRLLMGIPYEPKLFRAVSEVAKVKNVVMSEGGCCYLHAVVQIDKQTEGDGKNAALAALAAHGSLKHVVVVDEDIDIFDPTDVEYAIATRVRADRDVFIITHVRGSSLDPTCDEDGTTTKVGIDATCPLCERDKYWRITG; from the coding sequence ATGGACTTCAGGGGGCTGCTCGAGCTTCTGGCTGGGAGGGGCATGCTCGAGGTTCTCTCTCGGCCCATATCCTCCCATCTCGAGGCTGCCCGCTTTATAAGGAGTATAGATGGACCGTGCCTGCTTGAGGACTGCGACGGGCACAGGGTGGTATCCAACGTGCTATCCACGAGGGATATACTGTGCACTGCCCTCGGATGCACGAAGGAGGGCTTTGTGAGCCTGCTCTCGAGACCCGCCCATGGACGCTTGGTGTGTGTGGAGCACTCGCCCACCCTTGAAGTGGAGGAGAGAGTACAGCTCGATGAGCTTCCCATTCTCCAGCATTTCAAGAACGATGGTGGGAGATACATCACTGGAGGGGTGGTGTTCAGTGAGTACGATGGGATGAGCAACGCCTCCATCCACCGCATCCAAGTGCTCGATGATGTGCGCGGTGCCATCAGGCTGGTTGCCCCAAGGCACACATACCTGCTTCACAGAAGGGCGGCAGAGAACGGTGATGATTTGCCCATTGCGGTGTGCATAGGGGTTGACCCCCATGTGATGGTGGCTGCGTGCACCCGTGTTGGCATGGGTGAGGAGCTGAGGTATGCCAGCGCGCTGGCAGGCGAGCCAGTGGAGGTCTTTGAGTGCGAAAATGGCGTTAAGGTTCCCCACTGTGAGATGGTGCTCACGGGCTACATCTCGAAGGATGAGGTGGTGGACGAGGGGCCGTTTGTGGATGTGACGGGCACATACGACATCGTTCGTCCGCAGCCCGTGGTGAGGTTCGAGCGCATGTACTGCAGAGAGGATGCGATATACCATGCCATCATGCCAGCTGGAAAAGAGCACAGGCTGCTCATGGGAATCCCATACGAGCCCAAGCTCTTTAGGGCAGTGAGTGAGGTTGCCAAGGTGAAGAACGTGGTTATGAGCGAGGGGGGGTGCTGCTATCTTCATGCGGTCGTGCAGATAGATAAGCAGACGGAGGGGGATGGAAAGAATGCGGCGCTCGCGGCGCTGGCTGCCCATGGCTCCCTAAAGCACGTGGTGGTCGTGGACGAGGATATCGACATCTTTGACCCCACTGACGTGGAGTATGCCATCGCCACTCGGGTGAGGGCGGACAGGGACGTGTTCATCATAACGCACGTGAGGGGAAGCTCACTGGACCCCACGTGCGATGAGGACGGCACCACCACCAAGGTGGGCATAGATGCCACGTGTCCCCTATGCGAGAGGGATAAGTACTGGAGGATTACAGGGTGA
- the nikR gene encoding nickel-responsive transcriptional regulator NikR, translated as MTNELMRIGVSIPDNLLSRFDEVIERRGYSSRSEGIRDAIRMYINHYEWMGAIEGRRLGVITMVYDHHQRGLTNALNEIQHHAVGTIHSSLHIHLDEDNCLEIVVLQGEAKDVRQIAERLMALKGVKHLKLTTIVHDQEM; from the coding sequence GTGACTAATGAACTTATGAGGATTGGTGTATCGATTCCAGACAACCTGCTTTCGAGGTTTGATGAGGTGATAGAGCGGAGGGGGTATTCCTCGCGCTCTGAGGGCATACGGGATGCCATCAGGATGTACATCAACCACTACGAGTGGATGGGCGCCATAGAGGGAAGGAGGCTGGGCGTCATCACGATGGTGTACGACCATCATCAGCGAGGGCTCACCAACGCCCTGAACGAGATTCAGCACCATGCCGTGGGCACCATTCACTCCTCACTGCACATCCATCTCGATGAGGACAACTGTCTCGAGATAGTGGTGCTTCAGGGCGAGGCAAAGGATGTGAGGCAGATTGCGGAGCGTCTGATGGCACTAAAGGGCGTAAAGCACCTCAAGCTCACCACCATCGTGCACGATCAGGAGATGTAG
- a CDS encoding ArsB/NhaD family transporter has product MRNRAIPTAYRCVNFLIEMAHSCGRMWLSIAILLITYVLIVVQRLPMVTVDRAAGALIGASAMLAFGVLTFDEAIQAIDFPILALLLGMMIVVAYVNISGIMDVLSCSVLKIAKTPLQLLILLTFVSGLLSAFFVNDAVCIALTPIVIRTLRKHLNPVPYLITLATSSNIGSVMTIVGNPQNMVIGLSSGASFFHFFMKFLPIGLAGLLLNIVVVYALYRDEMRDKIDLVNEKLPSLRLTRTQLTIYALTLLGVVAGFLLGDEMAVVALTGAAILLLTGDVQHKKVFKMVRWELLLFFAGLFVVVGGVEKQGFMELILSYMDPLLSGTAVSSALWLSVLSVVMSNVVGNVPLVIMLSPIVPHLPDPMTSWYVLAMASTFGGNLTFMGSVASLIVVELSRAYGVRMGFFEFARVGVPLCLLTIAMGIALLLL; this is encoded by the coding sequence GTGAGAAATCGTGCAATCCCAACCGCCTATCGATGTGTCAACTTTCTTATAGAGATGGCACACAGCTGTGGGAGGATGTGGCTCTCCATCGCAATCCTCCTCATCACATACGTGCTCATCGTGGTGCAGCGCCTGCCCATGGTAACTGTGGACAGGGCGGCTGGGGCGCTCATCGGAGCATCTGCGATGCTCGCCTTTGGTGTGCTCACCTTCGATGAAGCCATCCAAGCGATAGACTTCCCCATCCTCGCCCTGCTGCTGGGCATGATGATTGTGGTCGCATATGTGAATATCTCGGGAATCATGGACGTTCTCTCATGCAGTGTGCTGAAGATAGCAAAGACACCCCTTCAGCTACTAATCCTGCTGACGTTTGTCAGTGGGCTGCTATCCGCCTTCTTTGTGAACGACGCCGTGTGTATAGCGCTCACTCCAATCGTGATAAGGACGCTGAGGAAGCATCTCAACCCAGTGCCATATCTGATAACTCTTGCCACCTCGTCCAACATAGGCAGCGTGATGACCATCGTGGGCAATCCCCAGAACATGGTGATAGGGTTGAGCTCGGGGGCATCGTTCTTCCACTTCTTCATGAAGTTTCTGCCCATTGGGCTGGCTGGGCTCCTCCTCAATATCGTGGTCGTCTATGCCCTATACCGCGACGAGATGAGGGACAAAATAGACCTCGTGAATGAAAAGCTCCCAAGCCTGAGGCTCACAAGAACTCAGCTCACAATATACGCCCTCACCCTGCTGGGGGTGGTGGCGGGCTTTCTGCTGGGAGATGAGATGGCTGTGGTCGCCCTCACTGGAGCTGCCATACTGCTGCTAACGGGAGACGTCCAGCACAAAAAAGTGTTCAAGATGGTAAGGTGGGAGCTTCTCCTGTTCTTTGCAGGGCTTTTCGTGGTGGTGGGGGGCGTGGAGAAGCAGGGCTTTATGGAGCTCATCCTGAGCTATATGGACCCCCTGCTATCTGGCACCGCCGTGTCCTCTGCCCTGTGGCTCTCAGTCCTCTCAGTGGTGATGTCAAACGTGGTGGGCAATGTTCCCCTCGTGATAATGCTCTCTCCCATAGTGCCACACCTCCCAGACCCCATGACGAGCTGGTATGTGCTGGCAATGGCAAGCACATTCGGCGGAAACCTCACATTCATGGGCTCTGTTGCCAGCCTCATAGTGGTGGAGCTTTCAAGGGCGTACGGTGTGCGCATGGGCTTTTTCGAGTTTGCCAGAGTGGGAGTGCCCCTCTGCCTTCTGACCATTGCGATGGGCATCGCCCTCCTGCTGTTGTGA